The Streptomyces cynarae genome contains a region encoding:
- a CDS encoding GNAT family N-acetyltransferase, with protein MSDTREYLAESPRVGIRPFTRDDAAEFTARARESRELHHPWLFPPTTPEAYAAYAGRLIDDPTRAGFLVCERETGAIAGYININNIVRGGFQSGALGYGAFAHAAGRGLMTEALNLVVRYAFGPLGLHRLEINAQPRNTGSIGLARRCGFRLEGFSPDMIFVDGAWRDHERWAITAEMVRT; from the coding sequence GTGTCCGACACCCGTGAATACCTCGCCGAGAGCCCCCGCGTGGGCATACGCCCCTTCACCCGCGACGACGCGGCCGAGTTCACCGCCCGGGCGCGGGAGAGCAGGGAACTGCACCACCCCTGGTTGTTCCCGCCGACCACCCCCGAGGCGTACGCCGCCTACGCGGGGCGGCTGATCGACGACCCGACGAGGGCGGGGTTCCTGGTGTGCGAGAGGGAGACCGGGGCCATCGCCGGGTACATCAACATCAACAACATCGTCCGGGGCGGCTTCCAGAGCGGGGCGCTCGGCTACGGCGCCTTCGCGCACGCCGCCGGGCGCGGGCTGATGACGGAGGCGCTGAACCTCGTGGTGCGGTACGCGTTCGGGCCGCTGGGGCTGCACCGGCTGGAGATCAACGCACAGCCCCGCAACACCGGATCGATCGGCCTGGCCCGACGCTGTGGCTTCCGCCTGGAGGGCTTCTCACCCGACATGATCTTCGTCGACGGGGCCTGGCGGGACCACGAGCGCTGGGCCATCACCGCCGAGATGGTCCGCACGTGA
- a CDS encoding collagen-like protein, whose translation MTFIRRAVTAAAGAAVVLVVTSAGFALATGEQQSYIAADGTIQGCVNSSGHLRLAEEGSACRPDERSVTWAQKGEQGPAGPKGDTGAQGPAGPAGQQGETGPQGPAGQAGQTGPQGPAGAPGLAGVHVVTVSKDVGSLDMVDVDATCPAGEIATGGGWYLPGTTAQSYGSELHSNPILSGTTPVGWTVGFLNGGYEPHYTASVYAICAKAG comes from the coding sequence GTGACATTCATTCGCCGTGCCGTTACAGCCGCCGCCGGCGCCGCCGTCGTGCTCGTGGTGACGTCCGCGGGCTTCGCGTTGGCCACCGGCGAGCAGCAGTCGTACATCGCTGCGGACGGCACGATTCAGGGATGCGTGAACTCGAGCGGTCATCTGCGCCTCGCCGAGGAGGGCTCCGCCTGCCGACCCGACGAACGGTCCGTCACCTGGGCGCAGAAGGGCGAGCAGGGGCCCGCCGGACCGAAGGGGGACACCGGGGCACAGGGGCCGGCGGGACCGGCCGGTCAGCAGGGAGAAACCGGGCCGCAGGGTCCGGCCGGACAGGCCGGACAGACAGGTCCGCAGGGACCCGCCGGAGCCCCGGGTCTGGCGGGCGTGCACGTGGTCACCGTGTCGAAGGACGTCGGATCCTTGGACATGGTCGACGTCGACGCCACCTGCCCGGCCGGGGAGATCGCCACCGGGGGCGGCTGGTACCTGCCCGGCACCACCGCCCAGTCGTACGGTTCGGAGTTGCACTCCAACCCGATCCTCTCCGGCACCACGCCTGTCGGCTGGACCGTCGGGTTCCTGAACGGCGGCTACGAGCCGCACTACACGGCCTCCGTCTACGCGATCTGCGCCAAGGCCGGCTGA
- a CDS encoding sugar phosphate isomerase/epimerase family protein — MTTVPSLDRIRVGSAPDSWGVWFPDDPQQVPWERFLDEVAEAGYSWIELGPYGYLPTDPARLTDEVNKRSLKVSAGTIFTSLHRGPSVWESTWEHVSQVAALTQAMGAKHLVVIPSFWRDDKTAEILEPSELTAEQWAHLTKGMERLGHEVKETYGLDIVVHPHADTHIDTEEHVERFLDSTDSDLVNLCLDTGHYAYCGGDSVKLIETYGERIGYLHLKQVDPEILADVVSNGVPFGPAVQRGVMCEPPAGVPALEPVLAAAQGLGVDLFAIVEQDMYPCEPDKPLPIAVRTRKFLRSCGA, encoded by the coding sequence ATGACCACTGTCCCCTCCCTGGACCGCATCCGGGTGGGCTCGGCCCCGGACTCCTGGGGCGTCTGGTTCCCCGACGACCCGCAGCAGGTTCCCTGGGAACGCTTTCTGGACGAGGTGGCCGAGGCCGGCTACTCCTGGATCGAGCTCGGCCCCTACGGGTACCTGCCGACCGACCCGGCGCGGCTCACCGACGAGGTGAACAAGCGGAGCCTGAAGGTCTCGGCAGGCACGATCTTCACCTCCCTGCACCGCGGACCGTCCGTGTGGGAGTCCACCTGGGAGCACGTCAGCCAGGTCGCCGCCCTCACCCAGGCCATGGGCGCGAAGCACCTCGTGGTCATCCCCTCCTTCTGGCGGGACGACAAGACCGCCGAGATCCTCGAGCCCTCCGAGCTCACCGCCGAACAGTGGGCGCACCTGACCAAGGGCATGGAGCGCCTCGGCCACGAGGTCAAGGAGACCTACGGCCTCGACATCGTCGTCCACCCGCACGCCGACACCCACATCGACACCGAGGAGCACGTCGAGCGCTTCCTCGACTCCACCGACTCCGACCTCGTCAACCTCTGCCTGGACACCGGTCACTACGCCTACTGCGGCGGCGACAGCGTCAAGCTGATCGAGACCTACGGCGAGCGCATCGGCTATCTGCACCTCAAGCAGGTCGACCCGGAGATCCTCGCCGACGTCGTGAGCAACGGGGTGCCGTTCGGGCCCGCCGTGCAGCGCGGCGTGATGTGCGAGCCCCCGGCCGGCGTGCCCGCGCTGGAGCCGGTCCTGGCCGCAGCGCAGGGCCTGGGCGTCGACCTGTTCGCCATCGTCGAGCAGGACATGTACCCCTGCGAGCCGGACAAGCCGCTGCCCATCGCCGTCCGCACCCGCAAGTTCCTCCGCTCCTGCGGCGCCTGA
- a CDS encoding M20/M25/M40 family metallo-hydrolase produces the protein MADQQALDEVVRFTSDLIRIDTTNRGGGDCRERPAAEYAAERLAEAGLEPVLLERTPGRTNVVARIEGTDPSADALLVHGHLDVVPAQAADWSVHPFSGEVRDGVVWGRGAVDMKNMDAMILAVVRHWARSGTRPRRDLVIAFTADEEASAEDGSGFLADRHADLFEGCTEGVSESGAFTFHDGDGRQIYPIAAGERGTGWLKLTARGRAGHGSKVNRSNAVTRLAAAVTRIGAHEWPLRLTPTVRAALTELAALYGLEADLDDVDGLLKKLGPAAALVEATVRNSTNPTMLSAGYKINVIPGEAVAHVDGRYLPGTEDEFRATLDELTGPDVDWEFHHREVALQAPVDSPTFARMRAAVEEFAPGGHVVPYCMPGGTDAKQFSRLGITGYGFTPLKLPEGYDYQAMFHGVDERVPVEALHFGVRVLDRFLRTA, from the coding sequence ATGGCTGACCAGCAGGCACTCGACGAGGTCGTGCGGTTCACGTCCGACCTCATCCGCATCGACACCACCAACCGCGGCGGCGGCGACTGCCGTGAGCGGCCCGCCGCCGAGTACGCGGCCGAGCGTCTGGCCGAGGCCGGCCTGGAGCCCGTGCTCCTGGAGCGCACCCCGGGCCGGACGAACGTCGTCGCACGCATCGAGGGCACCGACCCGTCCGCCGACGCCCTGCTCGTCCACGGCCATCTCGACGTGGTGCCCGCGCAGGCGGCGGACTGGAGCGTGCACCCGTTCTCCGGCGAGGTGCGCGACGGCGTGGTGTGGGGCCGGGGCGCGGTCGACATGAAGAACATGGACGCGATGATCCTCGCCGTCGTACGGCACTGGGCGCGCTCGGGCACCAGGCCCCGGCGCGACCTCGTCATCGCCTTCACCGCCGACGAGGAGGCGAGCGCCGAGGACGGCTCCGGATTCCTCGCGGACCGGCACGCGGACCTCTTCGAGGGATGCACGGAAGGCGTCAGCGAGTCGGGGGCGTTCACCTTCCACGACGGCGACGGACGGCAGATCTACCCGATCGCGGCCGGTGAGCGCGGCACCGGATGGCTGAAGCTGACCGCGCGCGGCCGGGCGGGCCACGGCTCCAAGGTCAACCGCAGCAACGCGGTCACCAGGCTCGCCGCCGCGGTGACCCGCATCGGCGCCCACGAATGGCCGCTCCGGCTCACCCCCACCGTGCGCGCCGCGCTCACCGAACTCGCCGCCCTGTACGGCCTCGAGGCCGACCTCGACGACGTGGACGGCCTGCTGAAGAAGCTGGGCCCCGCCGCCGCGCTCGTCGAGGCGACCGTCCGCAACAGCACCAACCCGACCATGCTGAGCGCCGGTTACAAGATCAACGTGATCCCGGGCGAGGCCGTCGCCCACGTCGACGGACGCTACCTGCCCGGCACCGAGGACGAGTTCCGTGCGACGCTGGACGAACTCACCGGGCCGGACGTGGACTGGGAGTTCCACCACCGGGAGGTCGCCCTCCAGGCGCCCGTGGACTCGCCGACGTTCGCGCGGATGCGGGCCGCCGTCGAGGAGTTCGCGCCCGGGGGGCACGTCGTGCCGTACTGCATGCCGGGCGGCACGGACGCCAAGCAGTTCTCGCGCCTCGGCATCACCGGCTACGGGTTCACGCCGCTGAAGCTCCCCGAGGGCTACGACTACCAGGCGATGTTCCACGGCGTCGACGAACGCGTGCCCGTGGAGGCGCTGCACTTCGGCGTCCGCGTCCTCGACCGGTTTCTGCGCACGGCCTAG
- a CDS encoding S66 peptidase family protein encodes MTHLIRPPRLAPGARVAVVAPSGPVIEERLAAGLDILRGWDLDPVVAPHVLDRHPEFPYLAGTDADRAADFQAAWCDPEVSAVLCARGGYGAQRMMDLLDWEALRAAGPKVLVGFSDITALHEAFAARLGLVTLHGPMVAAADFLKNTRTQDHLRATLFEPESVTTITSSGTALVPGRARGVTSGGCLALIAAELGTPHARSGETGGLLLLEDIGEDAYRVDRLLTQLLRSGRLEGVTGIALGSWEECGPYELLRAVLTDRLGGLGIPVVERFGFGHGEGALTMPLGVAAELDADTGTLTLEVPALA; translated from the coding sequence GTGACCCACCTGATCAGGCCGCCCAGACTCGCCCCCGGCGCCCGCGTGGCCGTCGTCGCGCCCAGCGGGCCCGTGATCGAGGAGCGGCTCGCCGCCGGTCTCGACATCCTGCGCGGCTGGGACCTGGACCCGGTCGTGGCTCCCCACGTGCTCGACCGGCACCCCGAGTTCCCCTACCTCGCGGGCACGGACGCCGACCGCGCCGCCGACTTCCAGGCCGCCTGGTGCGACCCGGAGGTGTCCGCGGTGCTGTGCGCCCGCGGCGGGTACGGGGCGCAGCGCATGATGGACCTGCTCGACTGGGAGGCGCTGCGCGCCGCCGGGCCGAAGGTGCTGGTCGGCTTCAGCGACATCACCGCGCTGCACGAGGCGTTCGCGGCCCGCCTCGGCCTGGTCACGCTGCACGGGCCGATGGTGGCGGCCGCCGACTTCCTCAAGAACACGCGCACGCAGGACCATCTGCGGGCCACCCTCTTCGAGCCGGAGTCCGTGACGACCATCACCTCCTCCGGCACCGCGCTCGTGCCCGGCCGCGCCCGGGGCGTCACCTCCGGCGGATGCCTGGCCCTGATCGCGGCCGAACTGGGCACGCCACACGCCCGCTCCGGCGAGACGGGCGGGCTGCTGCTGCTCGAGGACATCGGCGAGGATGCCTACCGCGTCGACCGGCTCCTCACCCAGCTCCTGCGCTCGGGCCGGCTCGAGGGGGTCACGGGGATCGCGCTCGGCTCCTGGGAGGAGTGCGGCCCGTACGAGCTGTTGCGCGCCGTCCTCACCGACCGGCTCGGCGGGCTCGGGATACCGGTCGTGGAGCGGTTCGGGTTCGGCCACGGCGAGGGCGCCCTGACGATGCCGCTCGGCGTGGCCGCGGAACTGGACGCGGACACCGGGACGCTCACACTGGAGGTCCCGGCGCTGGCGTGA
- a CDS encoding ATP-binding cassette domain-containing protein, whose amino-acid sequence MTTADLDQNNGTATPADRAPIVELRGAGKAYGNIRALHGVDLAVHPGRVTCVLGDNGAGKSTLIKIVSGLHQHTEGEFLVDGEPVRFTTPRDALDKGIATVYQDLATVPLMPVWRNFFLGSEMTKGPWPFRRLDIARMKKTADEELRNMGIVLDDLEQPIGTLSGGQRQCVAIARAVYFGARVLILDEPTAALGVKQSGVVLKYVAAARERGLGVIFITHNPHHAYMVGDHFSVLRLGTLELSASRSEVSLEELTNHMAGGAELAALKHELAQVSGVDVEGLPEAEDLQAPVAASPEGNS is encoded by the coding sequence ACTGCGCGGCGCCGGCAAGGCGTACGGCAACATCCGGGCCCTGCACGGCGTCGACCTCGCCGTCCACCCCGGCAGGGTCACCTGCGTCCTCGGCGACAACGGCGCCGGCAAGTCCACCCTCATCAAGATCGTCTCCGGGCTGCACCAGCACACCGAGGGCGAGTTCCTCGTCGACGGCGAGCCGGTGCGGTTCACCACCCCGCGTGACGCCCTCGACAAGGGCATCGCCACCGTCTACCAGGACCTCGCGACCGTGCCGCTGATGCCGGTGTGGCGCAACTTCTTCCTCGGCTCCGAGATGACCAAGGGCCCCTGGCCCTTCCGCCGCCTCGACATCGCCCGTATGAAGAAGACCGCGGACGAAGAGCTGCGGAACATGGGCATCGTCCTGGACGACCTCGAGCAGCCCATCGGCACCCTGTCCGGCGGTCAGCGCCAGTGCGTCGCCATCGCCCGCGCCGTCTACTTCGGCGCCCGCGTCCTCATCCTGGACGAGCCCACCGCCGCACTCGGCGTCAAGCAGTCCGGTGTGGTGCTGAAGTACGTCGCAGCCGCCCGCGAACGCGGCCTCGGCGTCATCTTCATCACCCACAACCCGCACCACGCCTACATGGTCGGCGATCACTTCAGCGTGCTGCGCCTGGGCACTCTCGAACTCTCCGCCTCGCGCAGCGAGGTCAGCCTCGAGGAACTCACCAACCACATGGCCGGTGGCGCCGAACTGGCCGCGCTCAAGCACGAGCTGGCGCAGGTCAGCGGCGTCGACGTCGAGGGGCTCCCGGAAGCGGAGGACCTCCAGGCACCTGTGGCGGCATCACCCGAAGGGAACTCCTGA
- a CDS encoding Gfo/Idh/MocA family protein, whose product MTQRGTLGVAVIGTGRMGADHVRRIDEVISGARVAAVVDVDAERAKSVAAGVEGCTAYTEPAAAMAAADVDAVLIASPGPAHEAALLTAFEHDLPVLCEKPLTPDAASALRILQAEQKLGHRRVQVGFMRRYDAEYIKLKALLDSGQLGRPLMLHNRHRNAGSPPGFTEAMLINDSVVHEMDVTRWLLGQEITAVTVLRPTPSGNAPDGLSDPQFVVFETDGGALVDVEIFVNCGFGYQVQAEVVCESGTARIGDGHAMVTNMAGRWGGTIAPDFVERFAEAYDREVQAWVDATRRGEVTGPSVWDGYAAAAVCEAGVRAQAEGRRTEVQLIERPALYR is encoded by the coding sequence ATGACTCAGCGTGGAACGCTCGGAGTCGCCGTCATCGGGACGGGCAGGATGGGCGCCGACCATGTGCGCCGCATCGACGAGGTGATCAGCGGAGCGCGGGTGGCCGCCGTCGTGGACGTCGACGCGGAGCGGGCCAAGTCCGTCGCCGCCGGCGTCGAGGGCTGCACCGCCTACACCGAACCGGCCGCCGCGATGGCCGCCGCCGACGTCGACGCCGTACTGATCGCCTCACCCGGCCCCGCCCACGAGGCCGCACTGCTCACCGCCTTCGAGCACGACCTGCCGGTGCTGTGCGAGAAGCCCCTCACCCCGGACGCGGCCTCCGCGCTGCGCATCCTTCAGGCGGAGCAGAAGCTGGGTCACCGGCGCGTCCAGGTCGGCTTCATGCGGCGCTACGACGCCGAGTACATCAAGCTCAAGGCGCTGCTGGACAGCGGCCAGCTGGGCCGGCCGCTGATGCTGCACAACCGGCACCGCAACGCCGGCAGCCCGCCCGGCTTCACCGAGGCGATGCTCATCAACGACTCCGTCGTGCACGAGATGGACGTCACCCGCTGGCTGCTCGGCCAGGAGATCACGGCGGTGACGGTGCTGCGCCCGACCCCGTCGGGCAACGCGCCCGACGGGCTGTCCGACCCGCAGTTCGTCGTCTTCGAGACCGACGGCGGCGCGCTCGTCGACGTCGAGATCTTCGTCAACTGCGGCTTCGGCTACCAGGTGCAGGCCGAGGTGGTCTGCGAGTCGGGTACCGCCCGGATCGGCGACGGGCACGCCATGGTCACCAACATGGCGGGCCGCTGGGGCGGCACCATCGCCCCGGACTTCGTGGAGCGCTTCGCCGAGGCCTACGACCGCGAGGTGCAGGCCTGGGTCGACGCCACCCGGCGCGGCGAGGTCACCGGCCCGAGCGTCTGGGACGGCTACGCGGCGGCAGCGGTCTGCGAGGCGGGCGTGCGCGCGCAGGCGGAGGGGCGCCGCACGGAGGTGCAGCTGATCGAGCGTCCGGCGCTCTACCGCTGA
- a CDS encoding prolyl oligopeptidase family serine peptidase: MVRTLPYGAWPSPVDAALAAAHGGQPEAVGFVGEEAWWTEPRPAEGGRRTLVRRTADGREVSVLPPPWNVRSRVMEYGGRPWAGAMRPEGPLVVFVHFADQRLYAYEPTAPDSRPRPLTPLSPVGGGLRWVDPRLHLERGEVWCVLEEFTGDGPTDVRRVPAAVPLDGSAAEDRDGVRELTDARHRFVTGPRLSPDGRRAAWLAWDHPRMPWDGTELLVAEVTGEGTLREPRTVAGGPEESIAQAEWAPDGSLLYVSDRTGWWNLYRDGTPLCPREEEFGGPLWKVGLQWFAPLDDGTVAVVHGRGAGRLGILDPVGGEVVDVAGPWTEFAATLAVHGSRVVAVGAGPRTAYEVVELDAATGHARVIGAAHEDPVDPAFYPEPRIRTFTGPGGREVHAHIHPPRHPEYAAPEGAPPPYVVWAHGGPTSRAPLVLDLEIAYFTSRGIGVAEVNYGGSTGYGRAYRDRLRGQWGVVDVEDCAAVALALADEGTADRDRLAVRGGSAGGWTAAASLTSTDVYACGTIVYPVLDLASWGSGGTHDFESQYLETLVGAYAEVPGRYFERSPVEHADRITVPFLLLQGLEDPICPPAQCERFLARLQGRRIPHAYLAFEGEGHGFRRAETMVRALEAELSLYAQVFGLNPPGIPTLELTE, encoded by the coding sequence ATGGTGCGGACCCTGCCGTACGGGGCATGGCCCTCGCCCGTCGACGCGGCGCTCGCCGCCGCGCACGGCGGGCAGCCGGAGGCGGTGGGCTTCGTGGGCGAGGAGGCGTGGTGGACCGAGCCCCGCCCCGCCGAGGGCGGCCGGCGCACCCTGGTCAGGCGCACGGCGGACGGCCGGGAGGTGTCGGTCCTGCCCCCGCCGTGGAACGTGCGCAGCCGGGTCATGGAGTACGGCGGCCGGCCCTGGGCCGGGGCGATGCGCCCGGAGGGGCCGCTGGTGGTGTTCGTGCACTTCGCGGACCAGCGGCTGTACGCCTACGAGCCCACGGCGCCGGACAGCCGACCACGCCCGCTCACCCCGCTGTCGCCGGTGGGCGGCGGACTGCGCTGGGTCGACCCCCGGCTGCACCTGGAACGCGGCGAAGTGTGGTGTGTGCTGGAGGAGTTCACCGGCGACGGGCCCACCGACGTGCGGCGGGTGCCGGCCGCCGTACCGCTGGACGGCTCGGCGGCCGAGGACCGGGACGGCGTCCGCGAACTCACCGACGCGCGCCACCGGTTCGTCACCGGCCCCCGTCTCTCGCCGGACGGGCGCCGCGCGGCCTGGCTCGCCTGGGACCATCCGCGCATGCCCTGGGACGGCACCGAGCTGCTCGTCGCCGAGGTCACCGGTGAGGGGACGCTCCGGGAGCCGCGTACGGTCGCCGGCGGCCCCGAGGAGTCCATCGCCCAGGCCGAGTGGGCACCCGACGGCTCCCTGCTGTACGTGAGCGACCGCACCGGCTGGTGGAACCTGTACCGGGACGGCACGCCGCTGTGCCCCCGCGAGGAGGAGTTCGGCGGGCCGCTGTGGAAGGTCGGACTGCAGTGGTTCGCGCCCCTGGACGACGGGACCGTCGCCGTGGTGCACGGCAGGGGAGCGGGCCGGCTCGGGATCCTCGACCCGGTCGGCGGCGAGGTCGTCGACGTGGCCGGACCCTGGACCGAGTTCGCCGCCACGCTCGCCGTGCACGGCAGCCGCGTCGTCGCCGTCGGCGCCGGCCCGCGCACCGCGTACGAGGTCGTCGAACTGGACGCCGCCACCGGCCACGCCCGCGTGATCGGCGCCGCGCACGAGGACCCCGTCGACCCCGCCTTCTACCCCGAGCCCCGGATCCGCACCTTCACCGGACCCGGAGGCCGCGAGGTCCACGCGCACATCCATCCGCCGCGCCACCCCGAGTACGCCGCGCCCGAGGGCGCACCGCCGCCGTACGTCGTCTGGGCGCACGGCGGGCCGACCAGCCGCGCCCCCCTCGTCCTCGATCTGGAGATCGCCTACTTCACCTCGCGCGGCATCGGCGTCGCCGAGGTGAACTACGGAGGCTCCACCGGCTACGGACGCGCGTACCGCGACCGGCTGCGCGGACAGTGGGGCGTCGTCGACGTCGAGGACTGCGCGGCCGTCGCGCTCGCCCTCGCCGACGAGGGCACCGCCGACCGCGACCGGCTCGCCGTGCGCGGCGGCAGCGCCGGCGGCTGGACGGCGGCCGCGTCCCTGACGTCGACCGACGTGTACGCCTGCGGCACGATCGTCTACCCGGTCCTGGATCTGGCGAGCTGGGGCTCCGGGGGGACCCACGACTTCGAGTCGCAGTACCTTGAGACGCTGGTGGGGGCGTATGCCGAGGTGCCCGGGCGGTACTTCGAGCGGTCGCCCGTGGAGCACGCCGACCGGATCACCGTCCCCTTCCTGCTGCTGCAGGGGCTCGAGGACCCGATCTGCCCGCCCGCGCAGTGCGAGCGGTTCCTGGCCCGGCTCCAGGGGCGGCGTATCCCGCACGCCTACCTCGCCTTCGAGGGCGAGGGGCACGGCTTTCGGCGGGCTGAGACCATGGTGCGTGCCCTGGAGGCCGAGCTGTCCCTGTACGCGCAGGTCTTCGGGCTGAACCCGCCCGGCATCCCCACCCTGGAGCTCACCGAGTGA
- a CDS encoding M55 family metallopeptidase, producing MRILISADMEGATGVTWPADVLPGTPQWERCRAMFTSDVNAAVLGFLDGGADDVLINEAHWTMRNLLLERLDERAQMLTGRHKSLSMVEGVQYGDVDGVAFVGYHAGAGMEGVLAHTYLANSITGVWLNDVRASEGLLNAHVVAEYGVPVVLVTGDDVACEDALGYAPEALKVAVKDHVSRYAAVCRTPARTAADIRAAAKEAASLAGRHEPEQRGPFTIALEFDAEHLAMAATVVPGVDRIGERKVAYTSATMYEGIRTFKAVTTIVSAAVEEQYG from the coding sequence ATGAGGATCCTCATCAGCGCCGACATGGAGGGCGCCACCGGTGTGACCTGGCCGGCCGACGTGTTGCCCGGGACGCCGCAGTGGGAGCGGTGCCGGGCGATGTTCACCTCCGACGTGAACGCCGCCGTGCTCGGCTTCCTCGACGGCGGTGCCGACGACGTGCTGATCAACGAGGCCCACTGGACCATGCGCAATCTGCTCCTCGAACGGTTGGATGAGAGGGCGCAGATGCTCACCGGACGGCACAAGTCGCTGTCCATGGTGGAGGGCGTGCAGTACGGCGACGTGGACGGAGTCGCGTTCGTCGGCTACCACGCGGGGGCGGGGATGGAGGGCGTGCTCGCCCACACCTACCTCGCCAACTCCATCACGGGCGTCTGGCTCAACGACGTCCGCGCCAGCGAGGGCCTGCTGAACGCCCACGTCGTGGCCGAGTACGGCGTGCCCGTCGTCCTCGTCACCGGCGACGACGTGGCCTGCGAGGACGCGCTCGGGTACGCGCCAGAAGCGCTCAAGGTGGCCGTCAAGGACCATGTGTCACGGTACGCGGCGGTGTGCCGCACCCCGGCCAGGACCGCGGCCGACATCCGCGCCGCGGCCAAGGAGGCGGCGTCCCTGGCGGGGCGTCACGAGCCCGAGCAACGGGGGCCGTTCACCATCGCGCTCGAGTTCGACGCCGAGCATCTGGCGATGGCCGCCACCGTCGTACCGGGAGTGGACCGCATCGGCGAGCGGAAGGTGGCGTACACGAGCGCGACCATGTACGAGGGGATCCGGACGTTCAAGGCGGTCACCACGATCGTCTCGGCCGCGGTGGAGGAACAGTATGGCTGA
- a CDS encoding LapA family protein, which produces MNPKTHREATTSGGTRRGRQGLTPRTVAVLVLAALVLVFVFENTQRTRIRLFVPLVTMPLWLALLGTGVIGALCGALLVSRRR; this is translated from the coding sequence ATGAACCCGAAGACCCACCGCGAAGCCACGACGAGCGGCGGGACACGCCGGGGGCGGCAGGGACTCACGCCGCGCACGGTCGCCGTCCTGGTGCTGGCCGCGCTCGTGCTGGTCTTCGTCTTCGAGAACACCCAGCGCACCCGGATCCGGCTGTTCGTGCCGCTGGTGACGATGCCGCTGTGGCTGGCGCTGCTCGGTACGGGGGTGATCGGGGCACTGTGCGGCGCGCTTCTCGTCAGCCGACGCCGGTGA